A single window of Silurus meridionalis isolate SWU-2019-XX chromosome 11, ASM1480568v1, whole genome shotgun sequence DNA harbors:
- the tpte gene encoding putative tyrosine-protein phosphatase TPTE isoform X1, with amino-acid sequence MASVHYNPWLDSKDVNGNGVMEEAEVQIDDGKEESVEPDTMYSRVRKMICPFVMSFGFRVFGLVLILVDIILVVVDLSLSSESRQNVGTTLEAISLVISFFFLIDVLLRIFVEGFKVYFSSKLNIMDACIVIITLVVTMIYTFSDFSGASLIPRLVTFLRSLRILILVRIFRLASQKKEMEKVTRRMVSENKRRYQKDGFDLDLTYVTDRVIAMSFPSSGKQALYRNPIREVVRFLDTKHLDHYKVYNLCSEKGYDPKFFHYRVERVMIDDHNVPSLEDMLRYTASVREWMAADSRNIIAIHCKGGKGRTGTMVCTWLIDSDQFESAQDSLDYFGERRTDKSMSSKFQGVETPSQSRYVGYYEIMKNKYNRQLPPTKSLKIKSLCIHSVAGVGKGNGSDLKVCIIVNKKQVFQCVCAKQENCALFPDAGNNAVVISLQNGPVVCGDVKVMFESSAGLPKGYEDCPFYFWFNTSFIENCRLYLSRDELDNPHKSKTWDIYKEDFGVTVSFTDP; translated from the exons ATGGCATCTGTGCATTATAATCCCTGGTTGGATTCCAAAGATGTTAATGG AAACGGTGTGATGGAAGAGGCAGAGGTTCAAATCGATGATGGAAAAGAGGAAAGTGTGGAACCAGACACTATGTACTC CCGTGTTAGGAAAATGATATGTCCTTTTGTGATGTCTTTTGGTTTTCG tgtctttggactgGTGCTCATACTTGTGGACATTATTCTGGTCGTGGTTGACTTATCACTGTCATCTGAGAGCCGTCAGAATGTGGGGACAACTTTGGAGGCCATCTCGCTTGTCATCTCCTTCTTTTTCCTCATTGATGTGCTCCTTCGAATTTTTGTAGAAGG ATTTAAGGTTTACTTCAGTTCCAAGCTGAACATCATGGATGCCTGCATTGTCATCATCACCCTGGTTGTCACTATGATCTATACTTTCTCGGATTTCTCAGGAGCGAGCCTTATTCCCAG GTTAGTCACATTCCTGAGGTCCTTGAGAATATTAATCCTGGTGCGTATCTTCCGACTGGCCTCCCAGaaaaaagagatggagaaggtcaCTAGAAGAATG GTATCAGAGAACAAAAGACGGTACCAAAAGGATGGATTTGATTTGGATCTTACATACGTCACAG ACAGAGTCATTGCTATGTCTTTCCCCTCATCTGGGAAGCAGGCTTTGTACAGGAATCCTATCAGA gAAGTTGTCCGATTCCTCGACACTAAACATCTGGATCACTACAAAGTGTATAACCTCTGCA GTGAGAAAGGCTATGATCCCAAATTTTTCCATTATAGAGTGGAACGTGTGATGATTGATGACCATAACGTGCCGTCATTAGA GGACATGCTGCGATACACAGCCAGTGTGAGGGAGTGGATGGCTGCAGACTCGCGCAACATCATCGCTATCCATTGCAAAGGGGGAAAAG GACGTACAGGGACGATGGTCTGCACGTGGCTAATTGACAGTGATCAGTTTGAAAGTGCACAG GACAGCCTAGACTACTTTGGTGAAAGGCGCACGGATAAAAGCATGAGCTCAAAATTCCAGGGTGTTGAAACTCCGTCTCAG AGCCGGTATGTTGGATATTATGAGATCATGAAGAACAAATACAACCGGCAGCTGCCCCCAACGAAAAGCTTGAAAATCAAGAGTCTGTGCATTCACTCAGTTGCAG GTGTTGGAAAGGGCAATGGCAGCGATCTGAAAGTTTGCATCATAGTGAACAAAAAGCAGGTGTTCCAGTGCGTCTGTGCCAAACAGGAGAACTGTGCG CTGTTCCCTGATGCTGGAAACAATGCAGTTGTGATCAGTTTACAGAATGGCCCAGTGGTTTGTGGTGATGTGAAAGTCATGTTTGAATCGAGTGCT GGCCTTCCAAAGGGATATGAAGACTGTCCATTCTATTTCTGGTTTAACACATCATTTATTGAGAACTGCAG GCTGTATCTTTCGAGGGACGAACTGGACAACCCCCACAAATCCAAGACCTGGGACATCTATAAAGAGGACTTTGGTGTGACCGTGTCATTCACTGACCCCTGA
- the tpte gene encoding putative tyrosine-protein phosphatase TPTE isoform X2, which yields MEEAEVQIDDGKEESVEPDTMYSRVRKMICPFVMSFGFRVFGLVLILVDIILVVVDLSLSSESRQNVGTTLEAISLVISFFFLIDVLLRIFVEGFKVYFSSKLNIMDACIVIITLVVTMIYTFSDFSGASLIPRLVTFLRSLRILILVRIFRLASQKKEMEKVTRRMVSENKRRYQKDGFDLDLTYVTDRVIAMSFPSSGKQALYRNPIREVVRFLDTKHLDHYKVYNLCSEKGYDPKFFHYRVERVMIDDHNVPSLEDMLRYTASVREWMAADSRNIIAIHCKGGKGRTGTMVCTWLIDSDQFESAQDSLDYFGERRTDKSMSSKFQGVETPSQSRYVGYYEIMKNKYNRQLPPTKSLKIKSLCIHSVAGVGKGNGSDLKVCIIVNKKQVFQCVCAKQENCALFPDAGNNAVVISLQNGPVVCGDVKVMFESSAGLPKGYEDCPFYFWFNTSFIENCRLYLSRDELDNPHKSKTWDIYKEDFGVTVSFTDP from the exons ATGGAAGAGGCAGAGGTTCAAATCGATGATGGAAAAGAGGAAAGTGTGGAACCAGACACTATGTACTC CCGTGTTAGGAAAATGATATGTCCTTTTGTGATGTCTTTTGGTTTTCG tgtctttggactgGTGCTCATACTTGTGGACATTATTCTGGTCGTGGTTGACTTATCACTGTCATCTGAGAGCCGTCAGAATGTGGGGACAACTTTGGAGGCCATCTCGCTTGTCATCTCCTTCTTTTTCCTCATTGATGTGCTCCTTCGAATTTTTGTAGAAGG ATTTAAGGTTTACTTCAGTTCCAAGCTGAACATCATGGATGCCTGCATTGTCATCATCACCCTGGTTGTCACTATGATCTATACTTTCTCGGATTTCTCAGGAGCGAGCCTTATTCCCAG GTTAGTCACATTCCTGAGGTCCTTGAGAATATTAATCCTGGTGCGTATCTTCCGACTGGCCTCCCAGaaaaaagagatggagaaggtcaCTAGAAGAATG GTATCAGAGAACAAAAGACGGTACCAAAAGGATGGATTTGATTTGGATCTTACATACGTCACAG ACAGAGTCATTGCTATGTCTTTCCCCTCATCTGGGAAGCAGGCTTTGTACAGGAATCCTATCAGA gAAGTTGTCCGATTCCTCGACACTAAACATCTGGATCACTACAAAGTGTATAACCTCTGCA GTGAGAAAGGCTATGATCCCAAATTTTTCCATTATAGAGTGGAACGTGTGATGATTGATGACCATAACGTGCCGTCATTAGA GGACATGCTGCGATACACAGCCAGTGTGAGGGAGTGGATGGCTGCAGACTCGCGCAACATCATCGCTATCCATTGCAAAGGGGGAAAAG GACGTACAGGGACGATGGTCTGCACGTGGCTAATTGACAGTGATCAGTTTGAAAGTGCACAG GACAGCCTAGACTACTTTGGTGAAAGGCGCACGGATAAAAGCATGAGCTCAAAATTCCAGGGTGTTGAAACTCCGTCTCAG AGCCGGTATGTTGGATATTATGAGATCATGAAGAACAAATACAACCGGCAGCTGCCCCCAACGAAAAGCTTGAAAATCAAGAGTCTGTGCATTCACTCAGTTGCAG GTGTTGGAAAGGGCAATGGCAGCGATCTGAAAGTTTGCATCATAGTGAACAAAAAGCAGGTGTTCCAGTGCGTCTGTGCCAAACAGGAGAACTGTGCG CTGTTCCCTGATGCTGGAAACAATGCAGTTGTGATCAGTTTACAGAATGGCCCAGTGGTTTGTGGTGATGTGAAAGTCATGTTTGAATCGAGTGCT GGCCTTCCAAAGGGATATGAAGACTGTCCATTCTATTTCTGGTTTAACACATCATTTATTGAGAACTGCAG GCTGTATCTTTCGAGGGACGAACTGGACAACCCCCACAAATCCAAGACCTGGGACATCTATAAAGAGGACTTTGGTGTGACCGTGTCATTCACTGACCCCTGA